The following coding sequences lie in one Saccopteryx bilineata isolate mSacBil1 chromosome X, mSacBil1_pri_phased_curated, whole genome shotgun sequence genomic window:
- the RAI2 gene encoding retinoic acid-induced protein 2 isoform X1, with the protein MIQVEWHQRRVMDDLQSQNLSLDMTNSSPALANNRLENGMAQLITTEAWNINSTDLVKKALVTVPAPSMLSSPAESQSGMALKVAATVLQPLCLGESPVVMPIHMQVEGGSAPELNPNGNAAYVMSTQGPVQLPVPVVLEQHVFQHLNSPLVLPQEAPCSSSAIHSNLFQAAEDPEAQPQLLDLRIPSQPQEPALPFEAVLQNLFPSQGALGPPPCQPPPGYAPAPPQPFNSPLSPLVPPATLLVPYPVIVPLPVPVPIPIPIPVPQSSESKLSPSLSKPPSSFSLHPFKSTQTPLDKEELKPLDILQPKEYFQLSRHTVIKMGSENEALDLSMKSVPWLKAGEVSPPGWQEDAALDLSLAAHRKAQPPPEMLYSSRAVDSPCHAVIEKLPKSVEKPFASAAAHEASVLMESHVGSSDAAQPLGQPGQPSQPGGGVKAESNTELGSNSQAAKVIVSVEDAMPALFCGKIKGLSGVSTKNFSFKREDSVFQGYDINSQGEESVGNAEPLRKPVKSRSIKFKKVNSQEIHMLPIKKQRLATFFPRK; encoded by the coding sequence GTCGAGTGGCATCAGAGGCGAGTGATGGACGATCTGCAGTCACAGAACCTCTCCCTGGACATGACCAACTCCTCTCCTGCCTTGGCCAATAACAGACTGGAGAACGGTATGGCCCAGCTGATCACCACGGAGGCCTGGAACATCAACTCCACAGACCTGGTAAAGAAGGCCCTGGTGACGGTGCCGGCCCCGTCCATGCTGAGCTCCCCGGCCGAGTCCCAGAGCGGCATGGCTCTCAAGGTGGCGGCCACTGTGCTGCAGCCCCTGTGCCTCGGGGAGAGCCCGGTGGTGAtgcccattcacatgcaggtgGAGGGGGGCTCCGCCCCCGAGCTCAACCCCAACGGCAATGCCGCCTATGTCATGAGCACGCAGGGCCCCGTGCAGCTGCCCGTGCCCGTGGTGCTGGAGCAGCACGTCTTTCAGCACCTCAACTCTCCCCTGGTCCTGCCGCAGGAGGCGCCGTGCTCCTCCAGCGCCATCCACAGCAACCTGTTCCAGGCGGCCGAGGACCCCGAGGCCCAGCCGCAGCTCCTGGACTTGCGCATCCCCAGCCAGCCGCAGGAGCCCGCGCTGCCCTTTGAAGCTGTGCTCCAGAATCTGTTTCCCTCGCAGGGCGCCCTCGGCCCCCCGCCCTGCCAGCCTCCTCCCGGATATGCCCCTGCGCCCCCCCAGCCCTTCAACTCCCCCCTGTCCCCGCTCGTGCCCCCGGCCACCCTCCTGGTACCGTACCCCGTGATTGTGCCCTTGCCTGTGCCCGTCCCCATTCCCATCCCCATCCCAGTGCCTCAGAGTTCCGAGTCCAAGCTCAGCCCCAGTTTATCCAAGCCGCCATCTTCCTTCAGCCTGCACCCCTTTAAAAGCACCCAGACCCCTCTGGACAAGGAGGAACTGAAGCCCCTCGACATCCTCCAGCCCAAGGAGTACTTCCAGCTCAGCCGCCACACGGTCATCAAGATGGGGAGTGAGAACGAGGCCCTGGACCTCTCCATGAAGTCGGTGCCCTGGCTCAAGGCCGGCGAAGTCAGTCCCCCGGGCTGGCAGGAGGACGCAGCCCTGGACCTGTCGCTGGCAGCGCACCGGAAAGCGCAGCCGCCCCCCGAGATGCTGTACAGCAGCAGGGCAGTGGACAGCCCCTGCCACGCAGTCATAGAGAAACTTCCCAAAAGCGTGGAGAAGCCCTTCGCCTCTGCGGCGGCCCACGAGGCCTCAGTGCTGATGGAGAGCCACGTGGGCAGCAGCGACGCCGCCCAGCCCCTCGGCCAGCCCGGCCAGCCCAGCCAGCCCGGCGGCGGGGTGAAGGCTGAAAGTAACACTGAGCTGGGGAGCAACTCCCAGGCAGCCAAGGTGATTGTGTCAGTGGAAGATGCCATGCCCGCTCTCTTCTGTGGCAAGATCAAAGGTCTCTCAGGCGTATCCACCAAAAACTTCTCCTTCAAAAGAGAAGACTCCGTTTTTCAGGGCTACGACATCAACAGCCAAGGAGAAGAGTCCGTGGGAAACGCCGAGCCCCTTAGGAAGCCTGTCAAAAGCCGGAGCATAAAGTTCAAGAAAGTGAACTCCCAGGAAATACACATGCTCCCGATCAAAAAACAACGGCTGGCCACCTTTTTTCCAAGAAAGTAA
- the RAI2 gene encoding retinoic acid-induced protein 2 isoform X2, which yields MDDLQSQNLSLDMTNSSPALANNRLENGMAQLITTEAWNINSTDLVKKALVTVPAPSMLSSPAESQSGMALKVAATVLQPLCLGESPVVMPIHMQVEGGSAPELNPNGNAAYVMSTQGPVQLPVPVVLEQHVFQHLNSPLVLPQEAPCSSSAIHSNLFQAAEDPEAQPQLLDLRIPSQPQEPALPFEAVLQNLFPSQGALGPPPCQPPPGYAPAPPQPFNSPLSPLVPPATLLVPYPVIVPLPVPVPIPIPIPVPQSSESKLSPSLSKPPSSFSLHPFKSTQTPLDKEELKPLDILQPKEYFQLSRHTVIKMGSENEALDLSMKSVPWLKAGEVSPPGWQEDAALDLSLAAHRKAQPPPEMLYSSRAVDSPCHAVIEKLPKSVEKPFASAAAHEASVLMESHVGSSDAAQPLGQPGQPSQPGGGVKAESNTELGSNSQAAKVIVSVEDAMPALFCGKIKGLSGVSTKNFSFKREDSVFQGYDINSQGEESVGNAEPLRKPVKSRSIKFKKVNSQEIHMLPIKKQRLATFFPRK from the coding sequence ATGGACGATCTGCAGTCACAGAACCTCTCCCTGGACATGACCAACTCCTCTCCTGCCTTGGCCAATAACAGACTGGAGAACGGTATGGCCCAGCTGATCACCACGGAGGCCTGGAACATCAACTCCACAGACCTGGTAAAGAAGGCCCTGGTGACGGTGCCGGCCCCGTCCATGCTGAGCTCCCCGGCCGAGTCCCAGAGCGGCATGGCTCTCAAGGTGGCGGCCACTGTGCTGCAGCCCCTGTGCCTCGGGGAGAGCCCGGTGGTGAtgcccattcacatgcaggtgGAGGGGGGCTCCGCCCCCGAGCTCAACCCCAACGGCAATGCCGCCTATGTCATGAGCACGCAGGGCCCCGTGCAGCTGCCCGTGCCCGTGGTGCTGGAGCAGCACGTCTTTCAGCACCTCAACTCTCCCCTGGTCCTGCCGCAGGAGGCGCCGTGCTCCTCCAGCGCCATCCACAGCAACCTGTTCCAGGCGGCCGAGGACCCCGAGGCCCAGCCGCAGCTCCTGGACTTGCGCATCCCCAGCCAGCCGCAGGAGCCCGCGCTGCCCTTTGAAGCTGTGCTCCAGAATCTGTTTCCCTCGCAGGGCGCCCTCGGCCCCCCGCCCTGCCAGCCTCCTCCCGGATATGCCCCTGCGCCCCCCCAGCCCTTCAACTCCCCCCTGTCCCCGCTCGTGCCCCCGGCCACCCTCCTGGTACCGTACCCCGTGATTGTGCCCTTGCCTGTGCCCGTCCCCATTCCCATCCCCATCCCAGTGCCTCAGAGTTCCGAGTCCAAGCTCAGCCCCAGTTTATCCAAGCCGCCATCTTCCTTCAGCCTGCACCCCTTTAAAAGCACCCAGACCCCTCTGGACAAGGAGGAACTGAAGCCCCTCGACATCCTCCAGCCCAAGGAGTACTTCCAGCTCAGCCGCCACACGGTCATCAAGATGGGGAGTGAGAACGAGGCCCTGGACCTCTCCATGAAGTCGGTGCCCTGGCTCAAGGCCGGCGAAGTCAGTCCCCCGGGCTGGCAGGAGGACGCAGCCCTGGACCTGTCGCTGGCAGCGCACCGGAAAGCGCAGCCGCCCCCCGAGATGCTGTACAGCAGCAGGGCAGTGGACAGCCCCTGCCACGCAGTCATAGAGAAACTTCCCAAAAGCGTGGAGAAGCCCTTCGCCTCTGCGGCGGCCCACGAGGCCTCAGTGCTGATGGAGAGCCACGTGGGCAGCAGCGACGCCGCCCAGCCCCTCGGCCAGCCCGGCCAGCCCAGCCAGCCCGGCGGCGGGGTGAAGGCTGAAAGTAACACTGAGCTGGGGAGCAACTCCCAGGCAGCCAAGGTGATTGTGTCAGTGGAAGATGCCATGCCCGCTCTCTTCTGTGGCAAGATCAAAGGTCTCTCAGGCGTATCCACCAAAAACTTCTCCTTCAAAAGAGAAGACTCCGTTTTTCAGGGCTACGACATCAACAGCCAAGGAGAAGAGTCCGTGGGAAACGCCGAGCCCCTTAGGAAGCCTGTCAAAAGCCGGAGCATAAAGTTCAAGAAAGTGAACTCCCAGGAAATACACATGCTCCCGATCAAAAAACAACGGCTGGCCACCTTTTTTCCAAGAAAGTAA